From Juglans regia cultivar Chandler chromosome 6, Walnut 2.0, whole genome shotgun sequence, the proteins below share one genomic window:
- the LOC109011383 gene encoding probable choline kinase 1, producing the protein MAIKEKGFVKGCLPEELKKVLRSVAANWGDVMDDMQALQVIQLSGAMTNEVYQINWPTKNGEVVRKVLVRIYGEGVEVFFNRDDEIRTFECISKHGQGPRLLGRFPDGRVEEFIHARTLSAADLRDPEISALIAAKMREFHNLDMPGPKNGLVWDRMRNWLCEAKSLCSPQDAKEFCLDSIGKEISMLEKELSQDHKEVGFCHNDLQYGNIMMDEETRSITIIDYEYASYNPVAYDIANHFCEMAANYHSETPHILDYSQYPDLEERQRFVSIYLSSAGNLHSDTEVEQLVHDVEKYTLANHLFWGLWGVISDYVNKIDFDYMEYARQRFHQYWLRKPALLGYS; encoded by the exons ATGGCCATAAAGGAAAAAGGGTTTGTCAAAGGTTGTCTCCCTGAGGAACTAAAGAAAGTGCTTCGATCGGTGGCTGCAAACTGGGGGGACGTGATGGATGATATGCAGGCGTTGCAGGTGATCCAATTGAGCGGTGCAATGACCAATGAGGTTTACCAGATAAACTGGCCTACAAAGAATGGTGAGGTTGTTAGAAAGGTCTTAGTTAGGATTTATGGTGAAGGAGTGGAGGTTTTCTTTAACAGGGACGATGAGATTAGGACGTTTGAGTGTATTTCAAAGCACGGCCAGGGGCCTCGCCTTCTCGGTCGCTTCCCGGATGGGCGGGTTGAGGAGTTCATTCATGCTAGG ACATTATCCGCGGCTGACCTCCGAGATCCTGAAATTTCTGCTCTCATAGCAGCTAAGATGAGAGAGTTCCACAATCTTGATATGCCTGGTCCAAAGAATGGACTTGTCTGGGACAGAATGAG AAACTGGCTCTGTGAGGCCAAAAGTTTGTGCTCTCCTCAAGACGCCAAGGAATTTTGCTTGGATTCTATAGGGAAGGAAATTAGTATGCTAGAGAAAGAGTTGTCACAGGATCATAAAGAGGTTGGATTTTGTCACAATGACCTGCAATATGGTAATATAATGATGGACGAAGAGACAAGATCAATCACTATAATC GATTATGAGTATGCAAGTTACAACCCTGTTGCTTATGACATAGCAAATCATTTCTGTGAAATGGCAGCAAATTACCATTCTGAGACACCTCATATTTTAGACTACAGTCAATATCCAG ATCTGGAGGAGCGCCAAAGATTTGTGAGCATATATCTGAGTTCGGCAG GCAACCTACACAGTGACACAGAAGTGGAGCAGCTAGTTCACGATGTGGAGAAATACACTCTTGCTAACCATCTCTTTTGGGGCTTATGGGGAGTTATTTCA GATTATGTGAACAAGATTGATTTCGACTACATGGAGTATGCAAGGCAGAGATTTCATCAGTACTGGCTGAGGAAACCAGCATTATTGGGCTATTCATGA
- the LOC109011382 gene encoding dehydrogenase/reductase SDR family member 12: MKIIATLQFQSHLSIGLLTMFLLKTWRSTAFGIFGYLNFTKAGYVEHSKNFKPEDMEARMNGKNCIVTGANSGIGYATAEGLASRGATVFMLCRNKERGEAALSKIQSATGNTNVHLEVCDLSSISDIKSFASRFSSNDVPIHILVNNAGVLENKRVTTSEGFELSFAVNVLGTYAITELMLPLLEKAAPDARVITVSSGGMYTSPLTKDLQFSDSNFNGVEQYARNKRVQVALTEKWAEIYKNKGIGFYSMHPGWADTPGVAMSLPTFSKSLSGKLRTSEEGADTVLWLAVQPKEKLVPGAFYFDRAEATKHLLFAATGGSHSIIDSIVDHLRSMSNLSSQS, from the exons ATGAAAATCATTGCAACGCTGCAGTTCCAAAGTCACCTCTCCATTGGACTACTCACAATGTTCCTTCTCAAG ACATGGAGATCGACGGCTTTTGGTATATTCGGATACCTCAATTTCACCAAAGCCGGTTACGT TGAACATTCAAAGAATTTCAAACCAGAGGATATGGAGGCAAGAATGAATGGCAAGAATTGCATAGTTACTGGAGCAAATTCTGGCATTGGTTATGCAACTGCGGAGGGTCTTGCTTCACG TGGAGCAACCGTCTTTATGTTATGCCGTAATAAGGAGAGAGGAGAAGCTGCACTTTCTAAGATTCAGTCTGCCACAGGCAACACAAATGTACATCTGGAG GTCTGTGATCTTTCATCCATCAGTGATATCAAATCATTTGCATCTAGATTTTCATCAAATGATGTACCCATTCACATACTG GTCAATAATGCTGGTGTGCTTGAGAATAAACGAGTTACCACTTCAGAAGG GTTTGAGTTAAGTTTTGCGGTGAATGTATTGGGTACCTATGCCATCACAGAACTGATGCTGCCACTACTGGAGAAAGCTGCACCTGATGCTCGCGTTATCACAGTGTCCTCTGGTGGAATGTACACATCTCCTTTGACCAAAGATCTACAG TTCAGTGACAGCAACTTCAATGGGGTGGAACAGTATGCTCGAAATAAGCGAGTTCAG GTAGCACTAACTGAGAAATGGGCTGAAATTTACAAGAATAAAGGGATTGGATTCTATTCGATGCACCCAGGTTGGGCAGACACGCCTGGAGTTGCTATGAGTTTGCCTACATTCTCTAAATC GCTTTCAGGAAAACTTAGAACAAGTGAGGAAGGTGCAGACACGGTTCTTTGGTTGGCAGtacaaccaaaagaaaaattggtaccaggtgcattttattttgatagagcTGAAGCAACTAAACACCTTCTGTTTGCAGCAACTGGTGGCTCTCATTCAATAATCGATTCCATTGTCGACCATCTCCGTTCCATGTCTAATCTCTCTTCACAAAGTTGA